One Leptospira bouyouniensis DNA window includes the following coding sequences:
- a CDS encoding LolA family protein has product MKVWIGFLLLVLGVSLEAQTSPAHNWHSPSEVVKKIKKNFSEINSYSADFLIKTEDNKKEKQMRGKCFYKRPGKIRYNFAEPEGDEIVSDGKTLHIFIKRLGAVGKQDLTLDRKNSSGPIFTTNSPDGLNRLFRKYHYKFDTIEQPRSVGDATKYFVLDLDQREKIGGFEKMKLFVDSESYLIKKAVATDGRGKVTTITFSNINFSEEIQDGVFNFHMSGNAKIVNNPLVSEN; this is encoded by the coding sequence ATGAAAGTATGGATCGGATTTTTGTTACTTGTTTTGGGAGTTTCTTTGGAGGCCCAAACAAGTCCGGCTCACAATTGGCATTCCCCTTCGGAAGTAGTCAAAAAGATCAAAAAAAACTTCAGCGAAATCAATTCGTATTCGGCTGATTTTCTCATCAAAACGGAAGACAACAAAAAAGAAAAACAGATGCGTGGGAAATGTTTCTACAAACGCCCCGGAAAAATTCGTTATAACTTTGCTGAGCCAGAAGGTGACGAAATTGTTTCCGATGGAAAAACCCTCCATATCTTTATCAAACGTTTAGGTGCAGTTGGCAAACAAGACCTTACCCTTGATCGTAAAAATTCCTCAGGTCCTATCTTTACGACAAACAGTCCCGATGGTCTAAACCGTCTCTTTCGAAAATACCATTATAAATTTGATACCATCGAACAGCCTCGTTCTGTCGGTGATGCTACAAAATACTTCGTTCTCGATCTCGACCAAAGGGAAAAAATTGGTGGGTTTGAAAAGATGAAACTCTTCGTGGATTCAGAATCTTACTTAATTAAAAAAGCAGTGGCGACCGATGGTCGTGGCAAAGTCACAACGATAACATTTTCAAATATCAATTTTTCGGAAGAAATCCAAGATGGAGTTTTCAATTTTCATATGAGCGGGAACGCGAAGATTGTCAACAACCCACTTGTCTCTGAGAACTAA
- a CDS encoding helix-turn-helix domain-containing protein, translating to MNTKRVGQILREAREDKKLSVKDVAKETNIAAKYIIALETEDYSQFPAETFALGFLKNYASYLKLDTAMLLNLYRGEQIEESQAPLEELTRPTTTPFSLDRNKIISLVSLFLFVISAYIIYISFEDSGSVSMDEDNTEVSQSVEPTSSSDIPSGINFVSQSVPENASVPFILTEDRGVSFSVNNQQCKMFIKGVSNGKANLGFNIFPEKNVYFFQTAEGEETILSYKIEELSSLRRDIRVVTQAVTEKSAKVLVTLKEEREGVAVKSPVGDVPIQVTLFFSKPSYVEFVLDGQMGERGLVSAGEVKHLEARDRLEIKVGDGGAVEMVQNGKERVVLGKPGKLVKKIFIRKPNPYDSTQSIIGELGE from the coding sequence TTGAATACAAAACGAGTTGGTCAGATCCTAAGAGAAGCAAGAGAAGACAAAAAACTTTCTGTGAAAGATGTCGCAAAAGAAACAAACATTGCGGCCAAATACATCATCGCTTTGGAAACGGAAGATTATTCTCAGTTCCCAGCCGAAACCTTTGCTCTTGGTTTTTTAAAAAATTATGCCAGTTATTTAAAATTGGATACTGCGATGTTACTCAATTTATATCGCGGGGAACAAATTGAAGAATCACAAGCACCTCTTGAAGAACTCACTCGTCCGACAACCACTCCATTTAGTTTAGACCGCAATAAAATCATAAGCCTTGTTTCCCTCTTTTTGTTTGTGATCTCGGCGTATATCATCTACATCAGTTTTGAAGATTCAGGTTCTGTTTCCATGGATGAAGACAACACTGAGGTGAGCCAAAGTGTTGAACCGACGAGTAGTTCAGACATTCCTTCTGGTATCAATTTTGTATCCCAAAGTGTTCCTGAAAATGCAAGTGTACCGTTTATCCTCACGGAAGACCGTGGTGTGAGTTTTAGTGTGAACAACCAACAGTGTAAGATGTTTATCAAAGGTGTTTCCAATGGAAAAGCAAACCTCGGATTCAATATTTTCCCTGAAAAAAATGTATATTTTTTCCAAACGGCAGAAGGGGAAGAAACCATCCTTTCTTATAAAATAGAAGAACTTTCCTCACTTCGTCGTGATATCCGAGTGGTGACACAAGCTGTGACAGAAAAATCAGCGAAAGTCCTTGTGACTTTAAAAGAAGAAAGGGAAGGGGTTGCTGTGAAATCTCCTGTAGGAGATGTTCCTATCCAAGTAACACTGTTTTTCTCTAAACCAAGTTACGTTGAATTTGTATTAGATGGTCAAATGGGCGAACGAGGACTTGTTTCTGCGGGTGAAGTAAAACACTTAGAAGCCCGTGATAGACTCGAAATCAAAGTTGGGGATGGTGGGGCAGTGGAGATGGTGCAAAATGGAAAAGAACGAGTGGTTCTCGGGAAACCAGGAAAACTTGTGAAAAAAATCTTTATTCGCAAACCAAATCCATACGACTCCACTCAGTCCATTATTGGAGAGTTAGGCGAATAA
- the rimO gene encoding 30S ribosomal protein S12 methylthiotransferase RimO — MPKQKDKTEVTPKSFFITTLGCPKNTVDSMAMHQSLLKEGLLPAADPEASDFHLVNTCTFIQDATKETIQTILDSIDIKKKNKQKLVVVGCFAERAGKEISADLPEVDLHFGTGKYDKAGEILRNTFPLDFKDLTEFNEDLLERLKTSKGIENYSKPYSYVKISDGCNRGCHFCIIPNLRGKYRDTDINDVLEQTKLAIKAGSKEICLVSQDTVFYGKDTDKLMDLVRSVAAVEGLEILRLLYLYPDKKTEKLLDLYREIPKIAPYLESPLQHVSKSVLKSMNRTGDYEFFKSLFQKARDIRPDLEIRTSFILGFPGETMEDVEEIIRFVEDVKPEKVNLFPYSPQDGTKGATMEGQLKDKEIARRVNLVRDAYLGTLKSIHQNRIGKVYSCVVDEVLDEGAIVRRLQDAPEIDEVVYVEEKGLKVGQFGKVRVDSFYELDMSGTWVV; from the coding sequence ATGCCAAAACAAAAGGACAAAACGGAAGTGACACCAAAGTCGTTTTTCATTACAACCTTAGGTTGTCCGAAAAACACGGTGGACTCAATGGCAATGCACCAGTCCTTATTAAAAGAAGGACTACTCCCAGCTGCAGACCCAGAAGCCAGTGATTTTCACTTAGTGAATACTTGTACCTTTATCCAAGATGCTACAAAAGAAACCATCCAAACCATCCTTGATTCCATTGATATCAAAAAGAAAAACAAACAAAAGTTAGTTGTCGTTGGCTGTTTTGCGGAACGTGCAGGAAAGGAAATCTCTGCTGACCTTCCAGAAGTGGACCTTCATTTTGGTACAGGAAAGTATGACAAAGCAGGGGAAATCCTTCGAAACACCTTCCCACTCGACTTCAAAGACTTAACAGAATTCAATGAAGACCTTTTGGAAAGATTAAAAACTTCGAAAGGCATTGAAAACTATTCCAAACCATATTCCTACGTGAAAATCTCTGATGGATGTAACCGAGGTTGCCATTTTTGTATCATTCCCAATTTACGTGGGAAGTACAGGGACACAGACATCAATGATGTCTTAGAACAAACGAAACTTGCGATCAAAGCTGGTTCGAAAGAAATCTGCCTTGTTTCCCAAGACACTGTTTTTTATGGCAAGGACACAGACAAACTCATGGACTTGGTTCGCTCTGTGGCGGCGGTCGAGGGACTTGAAATATTGAGACTCCTCTATTTGTATCCAGATAAAAAAACTGAAAAGTTACTCGATCTGTACCGAGAAATTCCTAAAATTGCCCCGTATTTGGAAAGCCCATTGCAACATGTTTCCAAATCCGTTTTAAAATCTATGAACCGCACGGGCGATTATGAATTCTTTAAATCTCTTTTCCAAAAAGCAAGGGACATCCGACCTGATTTAGAAATCCGCACTTCCTTCATCCTTGGGTTTCCTGGAGAAACCATGGAAGATGTCGAAGAGATCATTCGTTTTGTGGAAGATGTGAAACCGGAAAAGGTAAATCTTTTTCCTTATTCACCACAAGACGGAACCAAAGGGGCAACGATGGAAGGACAACTGAAAGACAAAGAGATTGCACGCCGTGTGAATCTAGTCCGTGATGCCTATCTTGGAACCTTAAAATCCATCCACCAAAACCGAATAGGCAAAGTATACTCTTGTGTCGTAGATGAAGTGTTAGACGAAGGAGCCATTGTCCGACGCCTACAAGATGCGCCAGAAATTGATGAAGTTGTGTATGTGGAAGAAAAAGGATTAAAAGTCGGCCAATTTGGAAAGGTCAGAGTGGATTCTTTTTACGAACTGGATATGTCAGGGACTTGGGTGGTTTAG
- the pgsA gene encoding CDP-diacylglycerol--glycerol-3-phosphate 3-phosphatidyltransferase encodes MEDWKTIANIPNLLTVLRVLALPFFIFALFQKEWEYQIFAFVIFALASLTDLVDGYLARKWNQQTEFGKFLDPLADKFLVIGCFVTFLFIHEPIEVWMVVLIVGRDMLITFLRYIAVRSGNSLRTTMMGKVKTAFQMGAILIILVVFMLISGKRRAMINETYAMGKLAGYSTFEVASQHANEFYTMVKTSENLTFKDFFDSIASFVPYFGMLFTTFITVISGLRYIVTNYQLLTFSNLKRIFYDRSHN; translated from the coding sequence GTGGAAGATTGGAAAACCATTGCCAATATCCCAAACCTACTAACGGTCCTTAGGGTTCTTGCTTTACCGTTTTTTATTTTTGCCCTATTCCAAAAAGAATGGGAATACCAGATCTTTGCCTTTGTCATTTTTGCACTTGCATCCCTAACTGATTTGGTTGATGGGTATCTGGCACGAAAATGGAACCAACAAACTGAATTTGGAAAATTTTTAGACCCACTTGCTGATAAATTTTTAGTCATTGGTTGTTTTGTTACTTTTTTATTCATCCATGAACCCATTGAAGTTTGGATGGTGGTTCTCATTGTAGGGCGGGACATGCTCATCACTTTCCTTCGTTATATTGCGGTTCGTTCGGGAAATAGTTTGCGTACGACCATGATGGGAAAGGTCAAAACTGCTTTCCAAATGGGTGCAATCCTTATCATTCTCGTTGTGTTTATGCTCATCTCTGGAAAACGCCGTGCCATGATCAACGAAACCTATGCGATGGGAAAATTGGCTGGGTATTCTACTTTTGAAGTCGCATCGCAACATGCCAACGAGTTTTATACAATGGTGAAAACGTCGGAGAATTTAACGTTCAAAGATTTTTTTGATTCCATTGCTTCCTTTGTTCCTTATTTCGGAATGTTATTCACTACTTTTATCACTGTGATCTCGGGCCTTCGTTACATTGTTACCAATTATCAACTGTTAACCTTTTCAAATCTCAAAAGGATTTTTTATGACCGCTCCCACAATTAA
- the trpD gene encoding anthranilate phosphoribosyltransferase, with protein sequence MTAPTIKDILGQVVSGHHLVDTHAEFFLNEVMDGKVPEPMLASFLTAMKMKGETTDELFGFVRAMRHHAIKPKTNFGFDFLDTCGTGGDGKGTLNVSTLSALTLASLGHKVAKHGNRSVSSLSGSSDILSGLGYPLERTHEECENEFLRTGFVFLFAPAWHPAMKYAGPVRAALGFRTFFNLIGPLSNPFSPTHQIVGVYDRSLCLPMAEILGKLGLKQAIVCHSQDGLDEFSIFEPTDYAFFDGKDTQELRFDPKELRLTESELDRNTVFSSSKEGAEALFRAVLDPSSATGGTAMVSLNAGVSLFLLGAVKDVKTGYEIARDALLSKKVLRFVRETLNLRSAL encoded by the coding sequence ATGACCGCTCCCACAATTAAAGATATACTTGGCCAAGTGGTGTCTGGACACCATTTGGTGGATACCCATGCTGAATTCTTTTTAAACGAAGTCATGGATGGGAAAGTTCCCGAACCTATGCTTGCTTCCTTTCTCACTGCTATGAAAATGAAAGGAGAAACAACGGACGAACTTTTTGGTTTTGTGCGAGCTATGCGCCACCATGCAATTAAACCTAAAACTAACTTTGGTTTTGATTTTTTAGATACATGTGGGACAGGTGGGGATGGAAAGGGAACACTCAATGTTTCCACTCTTTCTGCACTCACACTCGCAAGTCTTGGCCATAAAGTGGCAAAACATGGAAACCGTTCTGTCTCTTCGTTATCAGGGAGCTCCGATATCCTATCGGGACTAGGGTATCCTTTGGAACGAACCCACGAAGAATGTGAAAACGAATTCCTCCGCACAGGGTTTGTGTTTTTATTTGCACCGGCTTGGCACCCTGCAATGAAGTATGCAGGTCCAGTGAGAGCCGCACTTGGGTTTCGGACATTTTTCAATCTGATAGGACCACTTTCCAATCCGTTTTCACCTACCCACCAAATTGTTGGGGTTTATGACCGATCACTTTGCCTACCGATGGCGGAAATTTTGGGGAAACTGGGTTTGAAGCAAGCGATTGTTTGCCATTCTCAGGATGGATTGGATGAGTTTTCCATTTTCGAACCAACTGACTATGCCTTTTTTGATGGAAAGGACACACAAGAACTTCGTTTTGACCCGAAGGAACTTCGTTTGACTGAGAGTGAACTTGATCGAAATACAGTGTTCTCTTCCTCTAAAGAAGGAGCGGAAGCGCTATTCCGTGCCGTTTTGGACCCAAGTTCGGCAACGGGAGGGACTGCCATGGTCTCTTTGAACGCAGGTGTTTCCCTATTTTTACTTGGTGCAGTGAAAGATGTAAAGACAGGGTATGAAATCGCAAGAGATGCCTTACTCTCGAAAAAAGTTCTCCGATTCGTTCGTGAAACATTGAATTTAAGATCAGCCCTGTAA
- the yajC gene encoding preprotein translocase subunit YajC: MFNLDFLTSQFLILAQEEGAKSSLQSLIIIPIMLVAMYFLVILPNKKEEKKRKEMIGNLQKGDTVVTSSGLHGKIVEFKDNNETVVLSISANTNVTFDTSAILKKKA; the protein is encoded by the coding sequence ATGTTCAATTTAGATTTTTTAACATCACAATTCCTAATCCTTGCCCAAGAAGAGGGAGCAAAGTCTTCCCTTCAGTCCCTCATCATCATTCCGATAATGCTCGTCGCAATGTACTTTCTTGTGATCCTTCCGAACAAAAAAGAAGAGAAAAAAAGAAAAGAAATGATCGGTAACTTACAAAAAGGTGATACAGTGGTCACAAGTAGCGGGCTTCACGGCAAAATCGTAGAATTCAAAGACAATAACGAAACTGTTGTTCTTAGTATCTCAGCCAATACGAATGTAACGTTTGATACTAGTGCCATTCTAAAGAAAAAAGCATAA